From a single Sinomonas atrocyanea genomic region:
- the proB gene encoding glutamate 5-kinase encodes MTTTTSEATARGREWLPEARRIVVKVGSSSLTTIRGGISEKALKALVDTLAERANAGTEIVLVSSGAIAAGLAPLGLARRPKDLATQQAAASVGQGLLMARYTQAFTAHGVTVSQVLLTADDLVRRTQYKNAHRALEKLLHLGVVPVVNENDTVATHEIRFGDNDRLAALVAHLVHADALVLLSDVDSVYTGPPTEGGVRIDHVRDAADLDGVRIGSAGKAGVGTGGMATKVEAASIAASSGIPALVTSTAAAARALAGEDVGTWFSVSGRRKPVRLLWLEHLAAVRGTLTLDDGAVRAVGQRHRSLLPAGITAVSGEFEAGDPVEIADQSGHVLARGLVNFSADELPAMLGRSTRDLGRELGPEYERVVVHVDDLVLV; translated from the coding sequence ATGACGACGACGACCTCTGAGGCCACCGCGCGCGGGCGCGAATGGCTGCCCGAGGCCCGCAGGATCGTGGTCAAGGTCGGCTCCTCGTCCCTGACGACGATCCGGGGCGGCATCTCGGAGAAGGCCCTCAAGGCGCTCGTCGACACCCTCGCCGAGCGTGCCAACGCCGGCACCGAGATCGTCCTCGTCTCCTCGGGTGCCATCGCCGCCGGCCTGGCCCCGCTCGGGCTGGCGCGCCGGCCCAAGGACCTCGCCACCCAGCAGGCTGCGGCGAGCGTGGGGCAGGGGTTGCTCATGGCGCGCTACACGCAGGCGTTCACGGCGCACGGCGTGACCGTAAGCCAGGTGCTCCTCACCGCCGACGACCTCGTGCGCCGGACCCAGTACAAGAACGCGCACCGCGCCCTCGAGAAGCTCCTGCACCTCGGCGTGGTCCCGGTGGTGAACGAGAACGACACCGTGGCCACGCATGAGATCCGCTTCGGCGACAATGACAGGCTCGCCGCGCTCGTGGCCCACCTCGTACACGCCGACGCGCTCGTGCTCCTCTCCGATGTGGACTCCGTCTACACGGGGCCGCCGACCGAGGGGGGCGTGCGGATCGACCACGTCCGCGACGCCGCCGACCTCGACGGGGTGAGGATCGGCAGCGCCGGCAAGGCCGGCGTGGGCACCGGCGGCATGGCCACCAAGGTCGAGGCCGCGAGCATCGCCGCCAGCTCCGGCATTCCCGCCCTCGTGACCTCCACCGCCGCCGCTGCGCGCGCCCTCGCCGGGGAGGACGTGGGCACCTGGTTCAGCGTGAGCGGACGTCGCAAGCCGGTGCGGCTGCTCTGGCTCGAGCACCTCGCGGCGGTCCGGGGGACCCTCACGCTCGACGACGGCGCCGTCCGGGCCGTCGGGCAGCGTCACCGCTCGCTGCTGCCCGCCGGCATCACGGCCGTCTCGGGGGAGTTCGAGGCAGGCGACCCGGTGGAGATCGCCGACCAGTCCGGCCACGTGCTCGCCCGCGGGCTCGTCAACTTCTCCGCGGACGAGCTCCCGGCCATGCTGGGCCGCTCGACCAGGGACCTCGGGCGCGAGCTCGGGCCCGAGTACGAGCGCGTCGTCGTCCACGTCGACGACCTCGTGCTCGTGTGA